The genomic stretch aaaaaaaaaacctcgttTTTCgatgtttttgtcatttaattgcgACAGGAAATCCCATTGTATGTTATGCAATGTCTTCTTGCAGGTTCTGTTTCAATTTCAATGCCCCGCTGACCCGGCAACTCCCTCGTCCTCCATTCATTGCCTGCTCATCCCTCCATTTATCACACacccctttccttttttttttttttttttcaaattcaaacgtTCGATTTCGCTGCCAACAAAAGCTCAGTTCCataaaacaaaagacaaaaagaaaagggtacacTTGCTAACAACATTCATACCGAAAGCAATATTTACATAGTGGTTTTGCTAGGTAAATAAAGATTATATCATCATAGTCGAAACTAAGTATAGTGTTATCGAAGAAACTATTATTGTCGCATGATATTCTCTCTATCGTTTCACCTCTTcccctattttttgaaaaaaaataatcgatataatctcaaacctattgcaattgtaacaattcaaatattaatttttttgcatttgtgccatgGTAGTCCTTCCGACCAAATTTAGCcggaaattgatgacatggacgccggccgTTCAATGTGACACCATTGACattaatacatttttttttttgaatttttttatttatccatctttttttattttctttgttttatttttgttaatggCTAGTAAGAGACCAGTGGATGGTCGGCATCCATGACATcaattttcaactaaaattagtcggaataactaaatttgcacaaatacacaattttataactcaattgaaaagaaaaaaagatttataactaaattaatataatcatattaggattaggacttttttagtaacaCAAGCTCCCCCTCACCCTCCCTTCTTTATGAGATCACATTATTTATCATCATTAATTTCCTGTCCTTCCCATTATCCATCTACTTAAGTTGTGGGGGGCATGTCAAGCTAAGCTAACTCGGCCAATCCCCAAGCTACTAGatttatcccaaaaaagatTGGTTTAGTTAACGgctaaataatagaaaattaagCCCCTCCCTCCCTATCATCTAtcaagaaaggagagagagagagagagagagagaggagggtcGTGTTGATAGGTTAACTATACAATCATGGGACAAAAAAGCTAAAAAGGGTTGGCATAAAAAAAGCTTCAAGCTCAAGAATcagctcaaatttttttttttttccaatggtGTCTCCAACTCTACAACATGCAAAATAATTCCTTAGCCAAGATTGTTTATTACCTTAAACCCCCTCTCTTTTTAGACCTTAGCTCTTTTTAAACCTCCTTGGCTTATTATCAACTGTgtgaaattctctctctctctctctctctacacccaAGAATAATAGAGAGCCCAAAAGTTCAACGCAAGAAAGAGGAAAGCCTTTGCCTCCcattctctctctgtctctccacCATGGCTTCGAACACCAACATGCAGGGCTACGGATCCGACCCGGCATCGCCCCACACGACCTTCGTCCAGGCCGACCCGTCGAACTTCCGGGCCATAGTCCAGAGGCTGACCGGTGCTCCCGAAGACCCTTCCGCCCACAAGCTCCCCCTCACCCTCCCTTCTAGGCTCACCCCCAAGCCGCCACCGGCGGCCTCCGTCTCGGACGCGGGGCTCCGGCGGCCCGCCTTCAAGCTCCACGAGCGGAGGCAGAGGAAGCTCGACATGATCCAGCTCAACAACCACAAGAACATCGGGTTCTACGCGGACACCAAGCACGTCCTCGCTTCCCCGCCACCTCCTCCCGCTTCGTCCCTCTCTCCGACGTGGCTGAGACAGTACGGGAAAAGAGGCGGCGAGGCGGTGATGGTGTCGCCGGTGTCGCCGCTGGATCTGTTCGGGAGGGCGAGCCCAAGGACGCCGACGCCGACGACCCCGACATTGCTGTCGCCGcgcgaagaggaagaagccgAGGAGAGAGCGATTGCGGAGAAAGGGTTCTACTTGCGCCCGAGCACTCCGAGACAAGCCGAGCCTGAGCTGCTTCCCCTCTTCCCTCTGCACTCTCCTAGCGACCAAGATCGTCCCTCATAATTAAACCTTAGTTTAGCTAACAAAAAACAAGATCTTTTAATTctttctcctctccttcttaTCTGtcctttatattttcttctgGTTCTTGATGCGTCTGGTGCTATTAATTTTGATCTGGTTTCCTGAGTTCTTCCTTGAGGACCGATGTTAGTTTGGCTTTCGTCGGTCGCGTGACTAATATGTACTGTACTGTTgctatttgattgattgtgtactttgttctttttcttccattttgcatattttttccGCCATTTTTCCGAATTCTTGTCTCTCTCTGCTTTACATTATTCAAGAACTGAAACTGTGGGACTTCTGCAGCAGCAAATGGCGTCAGAAATTTTCTTCACCATCAAAGTGAGGAAGTGACAACTCGATCTCTTTCGCCCACCCCTCGCAGCGTTTCTTTTTTGGCGTGACGTCTGCGCACCATAttcgtttttctcttttgttatttCTCGACATGGAGTGGATACTGTCATATCGTCACCATGCACCAGAGAAAAAGCGATTAGTTACTGAATCTTCCGGGCTCAAGAACCGGGTTGAATCAGCAGGACTTCGAAGTGGAATAACGCAACCTAGGAAGTTTAGCCAGTTGACTTGAGGGCTTGGCTTCGTTTTGAAATGGTTTCCTACCAGTACTTTTTAAGAACGATACAATTTCAATTATAAAACCACACATGATTATCGAGTATTTTGTATAAAGTATTTTTAACAGTATTTTCATGCTAGCTGATTCCATGATAAAAATGAGTAGCATTTATGTATGTATTGCTTCTTCAACATGAGATACTGTTGTCGCGGATGAAGACACAGTGAGGCTGAGGAGCTGTTGGATTTAATGGCCATTAATGGTGGGGACTGAGCGATCTTGGCGTCCAGACAACGGCTAGGGTTTCGTCCTCTTGCATTTGATTCAGATTTGCTGGCCTGGACTATGGAAATTTATGGGAGTTAATTCGGTAGTGTGTGCCAGGAATTGAGCAGGCTGAGTGGTAAGAAGTAGATGTATTTCTtgttcaaaagttcaaaaatttacTGCCTTCGATTGTTTTACTTAATATCTACCCATTCCTACTAGGAGAATACTATAATAGTTACATAATGCTTAGCACAAAAAGAGTAAACAACATTCCTTACATGACATTTGTAATGTTTGGGATGACCTTACTTAAAACAACGCGAGGTGGACAAATGAGTATGTTAAAAACGAAATATCCAATGACTTCATATTTGGCCGACAGGAACCGCTAATTTGATACTCCGACAAGACGGTCAATTATTTttaaccacacgatctcttaatcAATGATTACTTTATATAAAACACACAGTGGTGATCTATGAATttatggttgagattgtattGTCTCTCgtcagaaatcattttccttgacTAATTGTAGCAGATTTACAtcttctaaaaataattttgcattAAACAGCATTTTAAAGGAGGGTTTTTGGGAATGGGTAatgttaatttttgaaaaaattaatttccagCTTCGTAACTTCATCATTTTGGGGTGAGCCTTATGGTTACAAAATCTCTCAAAGATCATTGCAACTTAAGGATGATCCCACTTATCTCCAAACAGAGCGAGCCGCGAATCTCTAGATTTATTTATTAACTGCGCGGCGTAAGTCCGATATCTTGAGCCCAAATCCGagctcgtcaacatatccagttagactcaccttcactcaaaagtttaagttaatgagttatgggccaattgggatatattaactgctcacattacatcaattatccgatgtgagacctctctaacacaactcacacgtgcattctaaaAATAGGGCATCAACATGATATTGCGGCGACCATCCTGTGGCACTTTATCTTCGGGGTTTGAAGAGGGAGAGGATGATGGGAGCAAAGTCGCACATCGGGCAACTAAGGAGATATTTTTGGGGGTGTTTATAATGGGTTGGGTTCAAGGCAGAGATCTCTCCATACCAAAGGAACCAAATTACAATGGCGCGAATCCCTCCATTTAGGGCAGTCTGtcatataaaaatcaaaagtcGCCAAATTTGAAGAGTCTTAAAAGTCATCGCTAGAGGGCAATTTACATTGGTTTAGAGATGGCCTGGGAAATGGCTGAGTTGACACGGAGAGACCTTGGTTAGCCAACTACGTCTCTTCTAGTGtcttttgtggaatttttttctgGTTGCAAGTTCAAGGGAAGACGCTTAAATCTTTAATCGGacctttcttttgtcaattgcccgaaaaaaaaacaagaactaaAAAAATGGAGCTATCTTCAAATGGACCTTCGACGTACAAGATGTTTCTCAATCTGAACAAGCGAAGCATCCATACAGTAGTAGAAAAGAAGGGGTGTTTTCGGACAGTGTGTATTGTTGACTTTCGACtgcggagagggagagagagggagaggagagatgTGAATTTGCTTTGCCCGGACAAGGACCGGGGAGAAAGTTTGTGCCCTGAAGTTACGCGGCAAGAGAGATGGTGCGCAATCTTATGAGGCAAGAAAGGGACATTTTTGCCTCAATGCTCCACATATTAGGAGCCGGAGGTTTAGGGTTCGAATTTTCTAATGCTTGTTCTGTACTTGTTTGTGAATTTCTCTCGTTACATAATTCTCGTCGTTGTATTAGCCTTCGCGAGAAGGAGAGTGCCAAAACCTAGAAAATACAActtgcttttttcctttgacaacttaactttaaaaattaatgaCGAATTGAGAATCCGGTTTACTCTTTTCTCTTATTATTCTTGTGAAATTCCGTCTGTTTTCGTTAATGTATATATCGCCATTTATTAGGAATTTCCTTTCTATGtttgtgttttatttttttgtgcaaaaaagAATGACACTTTAAGGAATTTCCGTTCTTTATGCTTATATTCCTTTTGGACGTTTTCAGATACCAAAGTGTATTGGGGCTTGTCCTTTCATTCTTAATCTCGTGGGGAATTTTCCAGGTCCGAACAGAAATTGGCACTTCGATATTCTCTTTACCAACCGTGGTATCGATTATGCAATTTGAACCCAATGATTTGCAAGTCTTTGAGAACATAAAAATCCCACTTCGTGGTAGAGACTTTTGGTTCTCTTTTGCACCTTTTGAGCTCATTGGAGGATCGTTGATTTGAGCATCTTGTCGCTCACAAATAATTAGCAATGAAGA from Rhodamnia argentea isolate NSW1041297 chromosome 2, ASM2092103v1, whole genome shotgun sequence encodes the following:
- the LOC115737291 gene encoding VQ motif-containing protein 11-like codes for the protein MASNTNMQGYGSDPASPHTTFVQADPSNFRAIVQRLTGAPEDPSAHKLPLTLPSRLTPKPPPAASVSDAGLRRPAFKLHERRQRKLDMIQLNNHKNIGFYADTKHVLASPPPPPASSLSPTWLRQYGKRGGEAVMVSPVSPLDLFGRASPRTPTPTTPTLLSPREEEEAEERAIAEKGFYLRPSTPRQAEPELLPLFPLHSPSDQDRPS